Within Aspergillus oryzae RIB40 DNA, chromosome 2, the genomic segment TCTCTCCAGGATCCTGAGCCTTCAAGTCATAATGCGGTGCCATTGGGAAATAAGGAAGTGACATTTCTTACGTACGGTATCTGGATAATTTGAATCGAATCCATGCCCGATGAATTTTCACTTCTTTTTACCACCAGACTGTAGTCTCCAGTGTGTCCCTGGGGTGTTTGCGGTGGGGAGAATTTCTTGTCATATTCGATCTAGAAAATGTCCAAGTCTTCTCAAACCTATGAATTGAATAGAGATTAAGACAAACTTTGTGATACACATGGATGATATTGTAGGGAACAGGTATCGTCAAACCTGAGATTGGCTCCTGCTCCACTATGTGCACAGCGCAACAGCTGGGCTGCACTGCACTAAAGAATTCATAAGATAAGGCAGATTAGCTCATCCTATCTGCTTATCATAGTAAATGCTTGAAGTATTCGGCTTCttagaaaatagaatatagatCATGCTTCAAATCTAGACACTTTGCCTGATTTGATATAAAAGTTTCTTCCAACTGCTCTGACATATAAACCAGGGAGGAAAGGCTGTAGAATATTCATACAGCTCAGGAGTGAGGCAAGCAATGGTCTAATCTCCTGATATAGTGCTCAGTAACCGTACACTAGGAGAGGGCCAAAGATCAGAGAGCCAggtggagggaggtggagaggtgGTGGGGCTTCGGGGGTCGCCATTTTGGGCTCTGATCCTATCGTTCATGAGCCAATGCATTTGTGGTGGTGATTTTGATGCAGGTAAAGAAGCCGGATGTTCTACGAGACGTAACGTTTCCGAGGTTATATGGTTTTGAGACGCCTACTTCGTTCTCTGGGCACGGAGGCCCATAGCGGCTACTCTGTAACAATGGTCCGGACGCGCGTTTTATAGTTCCTGGGCAGAAGTCAACTATGGTTGTAGCGGAAAACGGAGCAAATGAGAAAGGTAGGAGTGGAGGTCAAAACTTGGCATGTTTGATACCTGCTGGTATAGGGTGCTCACATGAGCTGTTGCTCGAAGTATCTTTGTAGCTTCCTTATTGATGAATGTTGTTCTCCTCTACTGCTTGTGCTTCGCAGCTGAAGTTGTATCCGTAGGCCCTCATGCGAAGCATGACGCGAGAACAGAGCCAACAAGTGCTTTTGTGGGCGCCAAAACAAATTACAGATAAGGTACACTTACTTCATTCTACTGGGCAGGGTTATATGGAACTAACGGGGTATGTGGTAGTAGTCCTTGACGATAATCCGCCCTAAGACCCTAGGTGCTCTGTGCATAAACTTCTCGAGGCTTGGCTCTACCCCGCATTCCTGGGGTAGTGAGCCTGCAGCGATTGACTTACAATTCGTCATTCATTTGTGTATCTCTATACTAGGCGCTGGAATTTTGTGCGGGGTTCTTCTTATCAAGatcgtcaagaaggcctAGGCCTGGTCAATGTCTTGATTGGCACTAAATGACTCGCGCTACTCAGCTCCACAGATTCGGTTATCTACCCCGTGGGGTAAACGGGGTCGAACCTAACATGGAGGGGTTACTCAGTAGGCTCTTTGTTCATGGCAGCTGTTATATGTCCTCAGCGCAGTATCAATGAGGAGATATAGCCGCTGAGCCGAGGGTACCTATGCAGGTCTTCAATACCATGGGGGAGGCGGGACTACTTCAAGCGCCGATCACCCACCAAAGCAAAGACACCTAAGGCTTgttcatttttctctttgaccCAAGATCCGCATAGGGCTCCTGTCCATCCTCTGCCAGAATGAACGAAAAAGATAATGCAGcagaggagatcgaggaggctGGTTCTAAACCACTTCAGGCCTTAGGTTTGGTCAATGGCGGAGACGCTGAGAGCGTTCAACAGTGGAcgaatgaggaggagaaaaagctgGTGTACGTATGTGACTTGCTGCTCTTGTTCATAGATGGACTAATAACTGCCCAGGCGAACCATTGACTGGCGCGTGTTCCCAATGCTATGCACCATCTTCGGGCTCTCCCTATTAGACCGCACAAACATATCGTCTGCATACATTGCCGGCCTCGGAACTGATATTCAACTTTCGCAAGGGTAGGTTATACTGATGCCCTACACAATTGTTTGATCCTAACGTTCGAAGGCCACGATACAACATCGCCCTGCTTGTCTTTTTCATAGGTAGGCTCAACATGTCTTCATGGGGTGCTAAATAAGTCTAATCGACGTCAGGATATGGCTTATTCGAAATCCCATCGAACCTCGTCATCCGCCGCATCGGTGCCAGAGCATGGCTAAGCTTCCTGATTATATCATGGGGCGCTTGCGTCCTCGGGATGGGCTTCGTTCGAAGCTGGCAGTCTCTAACCGTGTGTCGTGCGTTGCTCGGGATCTTCGAGGCTGGACGTATGACTCTACTCCCAATTGTGACCTACATAAGTTAACATGTGGCCAGTCTTCCCCGGTGCagtcttcatcatcggatcGTGGTACCGACAGTATGAGACAGCTACTAGGATATCGCTTTTCTATACGGCGGCGCTGATTGCGTCTGGATTCGGGCCGATCCTCGCTTACGTATTTTCCTTGATTCGAGTAGGGGATGGAATATACGCCCAGGGCTGGCGGTGGATCTTTATCGTCGAGGGCATTGCGACCATTGTGGCTGGGATTGCTGCCGCGTTTTTTGTCGTGGAATGTATGCTCTACCCTCACCGTGGAGCCCTCAACGAATTAAGGCTGACCTCATAAAGTTCCCGATAAAGCACGCTGGTTGACGGCCCGGCAGAAGCAGATTGCGATCGCTCGGCTATCCGTTGATAAACAGGAGAAAGAGTATAAACACCCTAGTTTTAGggaggcgatggtgatgatctGGGATTGGAAGGTTATCGTTTAGTAAGGCGCTCCCAGCCCTGACCCCCGCGCCTTGTTGGTATATACTCATTTGAAATAATGAACATAGTTCAATTCAGTACTTTATCGCCGCTTCAAGTGTCTATTCAATTGCCTACTTCAAGACCATCATTCTCCGAGAAGGGATGGGCTTCAGCTACGCTCTGTCCCAAATACTCTCCTCACCACCGTATGTATTCGCCGTAATAATGTCTCTGGTTATGGCCTGGCTGTCCGATAAGTATAAAATCCGCTGGGCTATTCTAGTGGTCCAATCGCTTTCCGCTGTCGTTGGGCTCCTCATCACACTTTACAGCGGACCACCAGGCGTTCGGTACTTTGGTCTATTCATCGCCGTGTTCGGGACACAGGCCAATATCCCTGGGACGCTATCATATGGCCAAAGTCAGATTCCGACTGTGGAGAAACGTGGTGTTATCGCGGCAGCTATGATATCTGTGGGTGCTGCTGGGGGTATTGCGGGGTCCACGATTTTTAGGACGCAGGATGCGCCGGTGAGTGCCCTTTTGGCGCTTTACTCTTTTCCCAAATTGGCACTGATGTTGTTTTTGCAGAGGTACCTCCCTGGAATGTGGGCCACGATTGCGATGCAAATGCTATATACCGTTGTGACGGTGATCTTTTCGTTTTACCTTAAGCGACAAAACCGCCTTGTGGACGAAAACAAGCGAGGTGACTTGGAGGGCGTGCCAGGGTTTCGATATGCTCCTTGAGATGGTCTGGATAATGTTATGAAGGAGtgaaaaagtcaaagagagcGAAACCCCGTGATACTCTTTTGGAGCCTCAAAGATGCAGAGACTATTGAGAATTGAGGGTCTTTCAATCAAGGGAAGCTTGTTGTAGGCTATGGTCAAGCTATCGAGAAATGGATATAAGCCACAAAGGTTCTCGTCCGGAAAGTCAAATCTATACATGGGACGCCTAAACTCTCTATATCTTTTTGCTATTGGAAAGTATGGATACGCAACTGCCTCACGTTTCATGCTTAACAACGCTCACCTTATCGCATGTCCTGTATGTTCACCTCCACGGCGTAATCTGACCGGTTCTTCCATATCAGATGGTCCTATCGTTTGCGTAGCCTCACACCCCGCCAAGGTGTCAGATTCTGGAGAGTGGCTCAGCGTGCCGTGCAGCGCCGGGGACCAGGGGATTGGTGCACCACTGGGACATAGATACGATTAGCTCCAACGAAGCAACCTGAATGCATGCAGACCGTAAGCTGAGCCCTTGTGGGACTAGTTTCATTACCTTTGCCGTTGGGCAAGGACTTCGTGTGGGAAGATCCTCTCCCAACGGCATAAGGTGTCAATTGATAGGTGTCGGTTGTCTGAGGCCATTGCATTCTTGGCAAGCCATTTCGCGGGTGCCGAGACTCGCTCGTAATTAGCCCCCAAGCCCTAAGACTGCCTTCGACTAATGATAGGAGAGAGTTATATTACCACGTTCCTTCCGCCAAGGATTTCTCACCATTGCCAAGGGTTTGTACGTCATGGATAGTTGGTCCTAATTGTGATTCCAAGAAGTACGAACTACTCTTTTGGTCTAAGTACGATTTAGCCGACAAGCCACTTCCCCAGGACGGCCACAATCGCACGTCCAATCCCCGCAAAGCATAGCGTGTTTCCCCATATCTTGGCCGTTCTTATGCCCTGGAGAAATTCAGTGGGCTCGGATTACCGCATTGATCAAGCCGAGAGCGCGGAGAGGGGGGTCAATACTACATTTAAATAACTTCTGATAGCTGCTCGCGACCTCGCATGGTCCCATTTTTCTGTCTAAAATTCGATTCGCGCCATTGCGCTGTGCTTGAACAACATGTTTGGGTTACCAAGGTTCTTCGGATTTAGAGGCAGAGCCTTGAACTTAGCCATTAGCTCCCTGGGCAGTCTTGATTTCTTGTACGGCGCCGGCTCTGTCGAATAATCTCCGGTCTCGCTACTGATAGGTGTCGCACACAGGCTTTTCGGATATGATCAGGGCGTCACCGGTGGTCTGCTGGACCTCCCGTCGTTCATCAAATACTTCCCCGATATCAATGACAAGGCTGAGGGCATCGACCAAGCTTTGAAATCGCAGCGCAGTTTGAACCAGGGTATTGCCGTCGCATCTTACAATTTGGGATGCTTTGTTGGCGCCATCTTGACTATCTTTATCGGAAATCCGCTCGGTCGACGAAAAACCATCTTTATCGGCTGTTGTACTATGGCGACTGGGGCTTTATTGCAATCAACCGCGTTTCATTTGCCACATTTTATTGTCGGTCGGATTATCACTGGTATCGGGAATGGTATGAACACAAGTACAGTGCCCACATGGCAGTCAGAGTCATCTAAAGCCCATGATCGTGGAAAATTGGTCATGATTGAGGGTATGCTTATCACGGGAGGCATTACACTCAGTTACTGGATCAATTACGGTGAGTTCCACCCACTTCACTGCCATACAACAGAAGAATTACTGATGACTGTTGGCTAGGATTTTCGTTTATCCCCAACAGTGAGGTGGCATGGCGCTTTCCCCTAGCCTTTCAGATTCTCTTCGCCGTAGTCATTTTCATCTCAATTATGAATCTGCCCGAGTCTCCGCGATGGCTAGTGATGCAGGGCCGCAACGATGAGGCATTGGAGATTCTCGAATACCTTAATGAGAAACCGCGTGACGACCCCTATGTTATCAATGAGTTTAGATCTATTCAGGAGACCGTTAAGGAAATGTCCAAGGGTTCTTACCGAAGTTTGTTTGATATGAGCGAGTACCGAGAATTCCATCGCGTCGCACTCGCCTATGTCAATCAGATGTTCCAGCAAATTTCCGGAATTAATCTCATCACGTACTATGTGAGATATTCCCCGTGCTCCTGGTTTCGCTACACAGTACTAACACGGTTTGCCAGGCTCCCTCTCTGTACGCCGAAATCGGTCTGGGCGAAGGCAATCTGCCAAAGTTGTTAGCCGCCTGCAACGGCACCGAATACCTCATGGCTGCATTTATCCCGATTTTCATTATCGAAAAGGCTGGACGTCGGCCACTCATGCTCTTTGGGGTACTTAGTCCACACTCTATCTATTTCTTGTAGCTTTGCCGCTGCTAACACAAATTGTTCCCAGGCCGCGGGCATGTCTATCTCCATGGCTGTCCTGGCGGGAACCAACTACCGGTTGACGCATCTCGGTGATAGCCAGGCCGGTATCGGACAGGCCgtgttcctcttcgtcttcaacACGTTCTTCGCCATCGGTTGGCTTGGAATGACCTGGTTATACCCGGCGGAGATCGTCCCACTGCGAATTCGTGCACCAACTAATGCACTGGCAACCAGGTAAGAGCATATAAGCATCATCCATACAGGCCCCAGGTTTAAGCCAGGCTAACGTATTTCCAGCGCAAACTggatcttcaacttcatggTCGTGATGATTACTCCGGTCTCATTCACCAATATCGGTTACAAGACCTATGTCATCTTCGCTGTCATGTAAGAACTCCATGTACCAGTAAGATTGATTTTTCGCTGACAAAACCAGAAACGCATTTATGTTCCCCTGCGtgtatttcttcttcccggAAACCCGCTACCGTTccctggaagagatggacaACATCTTCAAGAAGTCCACGAACGTTTTCAACGCGGTGACCATCTCAATCAAAGAACCTTACCGCTACGACAAACACGGCCAGCTGAAGCCGGAGTACCTCGAGGAGGCCATCCGTCGCGAGAGCGTTACGGCCCCGGCCCCCGTCAAGCCCTTTGAGAGCGACGACAGTACCACTGAAGTCAAGGCTTGAgtgatgaagaggagagatATGTAATAGACGTCGAGTTGGTTGCATGTATATCACCTATACCCGGCGGCCCAATGTGATTTCCTTTGGGTTGCTTTTTTCCCAAGTCAGCTTTTAACActctgctttttctttgtccttcctTTGGTTGAATTCAGGTTACCAGAAGTCTACAGATTTCCCGCAATTATACTCGAAATCTAATGATATCCTGAGACTGATCATGGCGAACTTCCCACAGTAATACTGCTTCTTGCGAACCCGACTCTTTCCGTGGATATGTCTCCCTATTCATGGTGTATAGAACTTCACAGCCGCGGCGCCGACCAAGGAGTATCTGTGACGAGCCAAGTTCGTGATGGCGCAAACAAGCCTACTGCCAAGGGTGTAGCACACTGATTCTCATCGGAAATATTAAATTTAACTGTAGCCACGCTGCAAGTCATATTCCTTCCCATCGCAGCCCCAGCCGGGTCCAGGGGCCATAGTGTCGGTTCTTAGAGCTGTTGTGTTTGTGGATGACTTGATTGGAGTCTCACTGAACGGTATAGATTAATGCTTGCCAGGATTAATGAGACAGAGTGTTCCGAATGGATAATCCAGTGCTCAGGCCCTATGGCGTTGGCCGTGCGGGACAAACAAAGCTACGGAGGCTTGGCGGTGCGGTCCGAGTGTTGGAGCCGACTTGGCAtgacaaacaaaaagaaattggaaaaaaaagggttgatgaaaaaggaaataatgAGGTTGTACGATAGATAATATTGGAGCCTAGCAAGCATCCATGGCCTTACATCCGATATAACCGAACCATCGTACCGTTTTGTTCCGTCTCGTGTGGCCTGGGGCTCACAGTATAGTGGCTTATACGCTTAGACCCACCTGGCATCTGGCTTTATAAAATCCCTGCAATATGCACTAGGGAACACGCGAGTCAGCGCATCCTGAGCCTTTCCATTAACAGGTATTGCTACGATCCAACCGTGGCACTTTTTACGAGAGTCGGCTTACAAATTCGGAAAGTATCCCGCATGGCACGATATATAATTTCTTTGATGCGTTTTCTGAACACGATTGTCTATTGGGTAAAGTGAAAACGGCGATGCTTTTGACGTGGAAAAACACGATATAATCTCGGACGGCGGAACACGAGGGCCAAGCCTCGGTCATCCCACGGGTTACCTCATCGGGTAACCCGGCAGGAGCGGAGGTCAGACTAAACATCTTGGCAAATAATAACCAATCACACGTCGGAGGTCACGAAAATAATCAGGCAGACATCGCTTTGGTTGCCTGTCTTTCTCGGACTCAATTTCCGACGTGAAGGCCTTGAATCAGAACCCTAATACTGCTATGGAGGATATTCACCATCATACTCTGCAGCATGACAAGGTGTTCGCCTGCGCCTGGTTCCAATTATGAAACGAACATAACTGGACTGTAAGGGTTTATGGGCATGTTGAAAGTGTCTCAGCGAGAAAATCTCTTGTCGCGTAGACTCTTTTTTTGCTCTTCCGCTAATTTGATAACGGTAATACGTTTTAAAGCCGCTCAATATAACCATCATACACGGGAGATTTGTCTCACTCGGCTTTCTGTCACGGGTGTTGTGGAGAACGCGATCGGTTGTCAGAGCTTTCCATATAGGAGCCATCAAACGGGGTTGTGAGGATGCCCTGCCTACAGCTTCCATTTGGATACAAGATAAAAGAGACATGGAGGGCTGTCATTAAGTTGCACATGCTATGCGTACCTCTGTTACCTGCTCGCGGGCTTTTTCATTCCATCATCCCACTCAATATATCAACAAAACCCGACACATCCAAGTTCCCTTACAGAGGTGCCACATGCATCTCAAGATACGGAACCACCCAGCCCTAGAAAAGAGCTCGAGTTCCGACCAGCTCAATAGCAAGGCAattttcttctgtctctggCTAAGTTCAAGATCTGAGCTGCTTGTAGCAGCCGTGATCCTCGGCGTTCAGGTCAGCCCCGGCTTGGAAAAGCAGCTCTTGTTCTCATCTTACACCACGTGCCATGCCTCTTCCTAGTTTGAGGATTGCCTCAGATATGACAGTGAAAACAATTAAAACAGTAAAGGCACATGTGGActcaaagagaaaaatacaATCCATGCTTTACAGTATGTATCAGAGCATCGTGTTCCATATCATCTCGCTTCttgagaagcttggaagacTATAAATCTAACCAATAACGGCTACTCCTTGAAGGAGTAAGAATGTCCAATACGAGCCTCATACACTACCCGGGCGGCTACACAGCCTTGTGGTGGTAAGCGCAATGACAAGGCTGTGGGTGTAACATCATATCTCCCACCACCCTCTCCGGCTACTTCCTCAAGTCCTTCAGGTCAGCAGATCCATTGACATATACGTCGCCTGTATACTTATTACTGTAGTTGCCTAAAAGCTCTTTGTTCGCCTAAAGGGTTCTTTGTTAGAACAAAGGCTCTTTGTCTGCAACCACGTGATTGTAGGCCGATATAAAAGGTCTTACTTTGCCTATAAATCATTAAGAATTCAAGAATTCTACATTTTATTAGGGAGctcatattcttcatttaTCTAAAATTACCAAGCATATttcatcaccaacaccatcacatcGAATATACCTGCCATAGTCCACCGTGCATTAGTATTCTCCCACAATGACAACCTTCCCTGAAGCGGACGTTATCTGGTAGAATGCGAGCTCCTACTACGTTCGTTGTCCGTTCTGCGAAGAGGTTCATCACCACGGCATAAACTGGAAGACGAACACGTTGAGGATTTCACATTgcgagaagatggagacTTACCTTTGCTGCTTCCCCATTGGCGATCAAGGTCAGGTTGCGTATGAAATTGACAAGAGACGAGGCCGATGTACCAATATTTGTGTATCGCCTGATAGTGATActgaggatgacgatgttgATCATCTGGCGATTGAGTTGGCTCAGAAGGCTACGATTGCAGCGCAGAGGGCGGATACATATGCGGATATCAATGAAGATGCGAAGGAAATTGTCACCATCGATCCAGGGCACGGCATTGAGCCGTTTGAACAAAAGAGAATTTTTGAACCAATAGGCGACTGTGTTAACGGGGATACAAGAGCGGTGGAGAGATACCTGGAGACTTCTAGTGAGGCCCAGCTGTTCATTCGAGGGCGAGACTACGATGGCAAAACAACTCTCATCAGCGCTGCAGCTGAGCCGAGCTCGGAGATGGTGTCGCTTCTTATTAAACACGGGGCTGAGGTCAATGCTGTTGACAAGCGCGGAAGGAGTGCCCTTATGGAGGCAGCACTCTTTGGTCGGGCCGAAAATGCAAAGGTTCTCTTGCAAAACGGTGCAGACAAAAACACTCGGGATAGCGATAACAGAATGGCTATTGATTTCGCTCGAGACCATTACAAGAATCGAAGAGAGAGATACGAGCGCACCGGAGGCAACctgatatcttcatccaatCGACTGCCAGGCCGTCACGAAGACACATTCAAAAGGGACATTGATCGTCAGGATATCGTACGGCTTTTCAGCGGAGAGAACCGAAAATCAAAGATTGTTTTTGGGAGCCCTCCCACGTTATCAGGGTCTAAGTCCTACTCTTTCACACCCTCTCCGAGGCAGGACTCGCTAGTATTACACGGCCCGATAG encodes:
- a CDS encoding ankyrin repeat domain-containing protein (predicted protein), which gives rise to METYLCCFPIGDQGQVAYEIDKRRGRCTNICVSPDSDTEDDDVDHLAIELAQKATIAAQRADTYADINEDAKEIVTIDPGHGIEPFEQKRIFEPIGDCVNGDTRAVERYLETSSEAQLFIRGRDYDGKTTLISAAAEPSSEMVSLLIKHGAEVNAVDKRGRSALMEAALFGRAENAKVLLQNGADKNTRDSDNRMAIDFARDHYKNRRERYERTGGNLISSSNRLPGRHEDTFKRDIDRQDIVRLFSGENRKSKIVFGSPPTLSGSKSYSFTPSPRQDSLVLHGPIEEYPISSSYKTVARLERGGKFPSIGAMSGWAHGSVQSLRVDGRQWTDDVFYISNVAGHALASHSCDQGKDGRYNACHAEKQLIAYFIDRHVFLPRDADPDSELEKRIECIEDELQEFLSGTEIGRKVASLRKRKEDLKHQIFDGDEKLVGKHDEIKALNLELKSVETALNLLIADSQARPLLKLESQLKVLNKRLDRHADLTEMASAPPPASLVEAVILISSRPCQDCIVFTDKVNKRFGLSIQLFAAL
- a CDS encoding sugar porter family MFS transporter (predicted transporter (major facilitator superfamily)) — translated: MRRFFGFRGRALNLAISSLGSLDFLLFGYDQGVTGGLLDLPSFIKYFPDINDKAEGIDQALKSQRSLNQGIAVASYNLGCFVGAILTIFIGNPLGRRKTIFIGCCTMATGALLQSTAFHLPHFIVGRIITGIGNGMNTSTVPTWQSESSKAHDRGKLVMIEGMLITGGITLSYWINYGFSFIPNSEVAWRFPLAFQILFAVVIFISIMNLPESPRWLVMQGRNDEALEILEYLNEKPRDDPYVINEFRSIQETVKEMSKGSYRSLFDMSEYREFHRVALAYVNQMFQQISGINLITYYAPSLYAEIGLGEGNLPKLLAACNGTEYLMAAFIPIFIIEKAGRRPLMLFGAAGMSISMAVLAGTNYRLTHLGDSQAGIGQAVFLFVFNTFFAIGWLGMTWLYPAEIVPLRIRAPTNALATSANWIFNFMVVMITPVSFTNIGYKTYVIFAVINAFMFPCVYFFFPETRYRSLEEMDNIFKKSTNVFNAVTISIKEPYRYDKHGQLKPEYLEEAIRRESVTAPAPVKPFESDDSTTEVKA